In a genomic window of Flavobacterium crassostreae:
- a CDS encoding RHS repeat domain-containing protein produces MEYIAFGEVLFEEHSSSFSSPYLFNGKELDRETNLSYYGARYYDAKVSLWLNVDPLAEKYPNYGASVYAMNNPMRYTDPTGMESEDNIDPPSKKKTYDLAKQSDFYRRHGDYVNGDATGFAGVTIGYNKEKKNYSSKANIKLFNVEGKNLSGKYSKSVSAKVRGIGAETKNRLGTEDNNIYYNAEVSVLYAEASSENGILTGEGGKYGFNFGGGAEAGAAKGEVSSGVTIFGIKMGTTQGGCVECVGAAANFGIYFDNKKGNLVIKGSEMLGLEIGAKLGVIAEIPIVKITEKVIKTFNK; encoded by the coding sequence GTGGAATACATAGCTTTTGGAGAGGTTTTATTCGAAGAGCATAGCTCTAGTTTTTCTAGTCCGTATTTGTTTAATGGGAAGGAGTTGGACAGGGAGACGAATTTGAGCTATTATGGGGCTAGGTATTATGATGCTAAGGTTAGTTTGTGGTTGAATGTGGATCCGTTGGCGGAGAAATATCCAAACTACGGAGCTTCCGTATATGCTATGAATAATCCAATGCGATATACAGACCCAACTGGCATGGAATCGGAGGATAATATTGATCCTCCTAGTAAGAAGAAAACTTATGATTTAGCTAAACAATCTGATTTTTATAGGAGACATGGCGATTATGTAAATGGTGATGCTACAGGTTTTGCAGGAGTAACAATAGGCTACAATAAGGAAAAAAAGAATTATTCAAGTAAGGCAAATATCAAACTATTTAATGTTGAAGGAAAAAATCTTTCTGGTAAATATTCAAAATCTGTTTCTGCAAAGGTACGAGGTATTGGTGCTGAAACTAAGAATAGATTAGGTACAGAAGATAATAATATTTATTACAATGCTGAAGTTTCGGTTCTTTATGCAGAAGCATCATCCGAAAATGGCATTTTAACAGGTGAAGGAGGGAAATATGGTTTTAATTTTGGAGGAGGAGCGGAAGCAGGTGCAGCTAAAGGAGAAGTTAGTTCTGGAGTAACTATATTTGGAATTAAAATGGGAACTACACAGGGAGGATGCGTTGAATGCGTGGGAGCAGCAGCGAATTTTGGAATCTATTTTGATAATAAAAAAGGTAATTTGGTTATTAAAGGTTCTGAAATGTTAGGACTGGAAATTGGTGCAAAGCTGGGAGTTATTGCTGAAATACCAATAGTAAAAATTACAGAAAAAGTAATTAAAACATTCAATAAATGA
- a CDS encoding RHS repeat domain-containing protein yields MHQYEYDSFYRLKTAKAVYQGEFTKASYELNMGYNHLHNITNKNLVHTVNNEQKGYVLDYNYDNEQHPNAPSSINEVTQATTGGIRNYVYDGNGNPTSYTEQQSFRKMSWDEENRLMGINDTGRMHQYTYDAGGERVIKSSGDSQNVAVNGQTAATIVHTNDYTGYVSPYFVISKGKFTKHYFEGACRIVSKLGNGAFAQPLGITAGGVNYTQRTAEQQMALDNYVRTLGVPPGPPTQQGIYATPEFTGDPYPSDTLKAVEENQEPPEGWPRNPVFNAPGDVPGPPVQFGDPVKPSTVRAGEGFTGIGLPEKDIFYFHPDHLGSTSYISSGNGSISQHVEYIAFGEVLFEEHSSSFSSPYLFNGKELDRETNLSYYGARYLDMKTSLWLNVDPLAEKFYNNSPYIYVSQNPINLIDPTGMGEESVGSDPPKKSWAGRAVETVKNWFGGSSSNNSATKTKTTVTAGPINDDPSFFKQFLLATPVLGATINSSDKMGEGNYAGAAADFGVGVLDLFTLGAANKYKVGSEVVIGSAEKAMANEGVTVIGEGMARVEAVASKIPGSKILNTMPKFTGTADQVTSQMMQYNRQWILNEMRSGGTILDIGRDVTRANPSIFYQMEQNMMKNYKLLHP; encoded by the coding sequence ATGCACCAATACGAATACGATTCTTTTTATAGATTAAAAACTGCTAAGGCGGTGTATCAAGGCGAGTTTACTAAGGCGAGTTATGAGCTGAATATGGGCTATAACCACCTGCACAACATTACCAATAAAAACTTGGTACACACCGTAAACAACGAGCAGAAAGGCTATGTTTTGGATTATAATTACGATAACGAGCAGCATCCTAATGCGCCATCTTCTATCAACGAAGTGACACAAGCCACCACTGGAGGGATCCGAAATTATGTATACGATGGCAATGGCAATCCAACAAGTTACACGGAGCAACAAAGTTTCAGAAAAATGAGTTGGGACGAAGAAAACCGTCTAATGGGCATCAACGATACCGGAAGAATGCACCAATATACCTATGATGCAGGCGGCGAGCGTGTGATTAAAAGCTCAGGAGATTCTCAAAACGTAGCCGTTAACGGACAAACAGCAGCAACCATAGTACATACGAACGATTACACGGGCTATGTGAGTCCGTATTTTGTGATAAGCAAAGGGAAGTTTACTAAGCATTATTTTGAAGGAGCCTGCCGCATTGTCAGCAAATTAGGCAACGGCGCTTTTGCGCAACCCTTGGGTATTACCGCCGGTGGGGTCAATTATACCCAGCGTACTGCCGAACAACAAATGGCTTTGGATAATTATGTACGCACTTTGGGTGTGCCTCCAGGGCCGCCTACACAACAAGGGATTTATGCCACACCAGAGTTTACAGGCGACCCGTACCCGAGTGATACTCTTAAAGCAGTAGAAGAAAATCAAGAACCTCCCGAGGGCTGGCCTAGAAATCCTGTTTTTAACGCTCCGGGCGATGTTCCAGGGCCTCCGGTACAATTTGGAGATCCTGTAAAACCCAGTACCGTTAGGGCAGGCGAAGGATTTACGGGTATTGGTTTGCCAGAAAAGGATATTTTTTACTTTCATCCGGATCATTTGGGGAGTACTTCGTATATTAGCAGCGGCAATGGTAGCATAAGCCAGCATGTGGAATACATAGCCTTCGGGGAGGTTTTGTTTGAGGAGCATTCTAGCTCGTTTTCTTCGCCATATCTTTTTAATGGAAAGGAACTCGACAGAGAAACCAATCTTAGCTATTATGGGGCGAGGTATTTGGATATGAAGACGAGTTTGTGGTTGAATGTGGATCCGTTGGCGGAGAAGTTTTATAATAACTCGCCTTATATTTATGTTAGCCAAAACCCAATAAACCTTATTGATCCTACTGGGATGGGTGAAGAAAGTGTAGGAAGTGATCCACCGAAAAAGAGTTGGGCTGGAAGAGCAGTAGAGACTGTAAAAAATTGGTTTGGTGGTTCTAGTTCTAATAACAGTGCTACTAAAACTAAGACAACTGTTACGGCTGGACCTATTAATGATGATCCAAGTTTTTTTAAGCAATTTTTATTAGCAACTCCAGTTTTAGGAGCAACTATTAACAGTAGCGATAAAATGGGAGAAGGCAACTATGCTGGAGCCGCAGCGGATTTTGGTGTAGGAGTTCTTGATTTATTTACATTAGGAGCAGCTAATAAATATAAAGTTGGTAGCGAGGTTGTTATTGGAAGTGCTGAAAAAGCAATGGCTAACGAGGGAGTGACGGTTATAGGCGAAGGGATGGCAAGAGTTGAAGCAGTTGCATCAAAAATACCAGGTTCAAAAATCCTTAATACTATGCCTAAATTCACAGGTACTGCAGACCAAGTAACAAGTCAAATGATGCAATATAATAGACAATGGATATTAAATGAAATGCGAAGTGGAGGAACTATTTTAGATATTGGGCGTGATGTAACAAGAGCTAATCCAAGTATCTTTTATCAGATGGAGCAAAATATGATGAAAAATTACAAACTACTTCACCCTTAA
- a CDS encoding RHS repeat-associated core domain-containing protein: MASIQNNLVTKFSINALGETIQVTDAMDHVTKSTYDWLGRRTEFSHPDAGTTTMEYDLAGNLTKRVTQDIKNTVPNGGAIKYEYNYNRLETIKYPKNPQNNVQYNYGKADGTASRRGRLWFVQDASGGQEFFYGKLGEVEKEIRTLRITPTDIQTYISEFEYDTWNRIQKMTYPDGEVVDYTYNRAGNLHSMQGKKESHTYDYIQQLAYDAFEQRKYLKYGNNTETHYNYDPTMRRLQQLQVNSNLGRQIMNNSYSYDLVGNVLGIKNTAPVVNNTLGGTSMHQYEYDSFYRLKTAKAVYQGEFTKASYELNMGYNHLHNITNKNLVHTVNNEQKGYVLDYNYDNEQHPNAPSSINEVTQATTGGIRNYVYDGNGNPTSYTEQQSFRKMSWDEENRLMGINDTGRMHQYTYDAGGERVIKSSGDSQNVAVNGQTAATIVHTNDYTGYVSPYFVISKGKFTKHYFEGAGRIVSKLGNGAFAQPLGITAGGVNYTQRTAEQQMALDNYVRTLGVPPGPPTQQGIYATPEFTGDPYPSDALKAVEENQEPPEGWPRNPVFNAPGDVPGPPVQFGDPVKPSTVRAGEGFTGIGLPEKDIFYFHPDHLGSTSYISSGNGSISQHVEYIAFGEVLFEEHSSSFSSPYLFNGKELDRETNLSYYGARYLDMKTSLWLSVDPKKEDYIFAGPYIFCMNNPVNIFDPDGNRILFVNGHWNRFLGWLIGSSSPKKEYWEEGFDKAAQTFFGDHSNITTDNYVDGSSLFGGSSSGGEREELGYEYAKKNYKTLTHGMKKGEEFEMVTHSEGGAYGAGIARFLIEKGHTVKQILHLSTDEGDEFSTPEGPETYQLSYKGDWITGNKQINNGTDVFGIIDRFETKSDKFTFAHGSTKSAEIFKSAKVMLESLKKLGGISAPHNYQDQKTKIKFEIILDYRNSN; this comes from the coding sequence TTGGCGAGCATCCAAAACAATTTGGTAACCAAATTTAGTATCAATGCCTTAGGCGAAACCATACAAGTAACCGATGCGATGGATCATGTTACCAAAAGCACTTACGACTGGCTGGGCAGACGCACTGAATTTTCGCATCCCGATGCAGGTACAACGACAATGGAATATGATTTGGCAGGAAACCTAACCAAACGTGTTACACAAGACATCAAAAACACCGTGCCTAATGGAGGTGCTATCAAATACGAGTACAACTACAACCGATTAGAAACCATAAAATATCCCAAAAACCCACAGAACAACGTACAGTACAATTATGGTAAAGCCGATGGAACTGCTTCGCGCCGAGGCCGATTGTGGTTTGTGCAAGATGCTAGTGGTGGTCAAGAGTTTTTTTATGGAAAGCTAGGCGAAGTAGAAAAAGAAATTAGAACGTTGCGCATCACGCCAACAGACATACAAACCTATATTTCGGAGTTTGAATACGATACCTGGAACCGCATCCAAAAAATGACCTATCCCGACGGCGAAGTGGTGGATTATACCTATAACCGAGCTGGAAACTTGCATAGCATGCAAGGAAAAAAGGAAAGTCATACCTATGATTACATCCAACAATTGGCGTATGATGCATTTGAGCAACGCAAGTATTTAAAATACGGAAACAACACCGAAACCCATTATAATTATGACCCTACCATGCGCCGTTTGCAACAGTTGCAAGTAAACTCAAATTTAGGACGTCAAATCATGAATAACAGTTACAGCTATGATTTGGTAGGCAATGTATTAGGGATAAAAAACACGGCTCCTGTAGTAAACAATACCTTGGGGGGAACCTCGATGCACCAATACGAATACGATTCTTTTTATAGATTAAAAACTGCCAAGGCGGTGTATCAAGGCGAGTTTACTAAGGCGAGTTATGAGCTGAATATGGGCTATAACCACCTGCATAACATTACCAATAAAAACCTGGTACACACCGTAAACAATGAGCAGAAAGGCTATGTTTTAGATTATAATTACGATAACGAGCAGCATCCTAATGCGCCATCTTCTATCAACGAAGTGACACAAGCCACCACTGGAGGGATCCGAAATTATGTATACGATGGCAATGGCAATCCAACAAGTTACACGGAGCAACAAAGTTTCAGAAAAATGAGTTGGGACGAAGAAAACCGTCTAATGGGCATCAACGATACCGGAAGAATGCACCAATATACCTATGATGCAGGCGGCGAGCGTGTGATTAAAAGCTCTGGAGATTCTCAAAACGTAGCCGTTAACGGACAAACAGCAGCAACCATAGTACATACGAACGATTACACGGGCTATGTAAGTCCGTATTTTGTGATAAGCAAAGGGAAGTTTACTAAGCATTATTTTGAAGGAGCTGGCCGCATTGTCAGCAAATTAGGCAACGGCGCTTTTGCGCAACCCTTGGGTATTACTGCCGGTGGAGTCAATTATACCCAGCGTACTGCCGAACAACAAATGGCTTTGGATAATTACGTCCGTACTTTGGGTGTGCCTCCAGGGCCACCAACACAACAAGGGATTTATGCCACACCAGAGTTTACAGGCGACCCGTACCCGAGTGATGCTCTTAAAGCAGTAGAAGAAAACCAAGAACCTCCGGAGGGCTGGCCTAGAAACCCTGTTTTTAACGCTCCGGGCGATGTTCCAGGGCCTCCGGTGCAATTTGGAGATCCTGTAAAACCCAGTACCGTTAGGGCAGGCGAAGGATTTACGGGTATTGGATTGCCAGAAAAGGATATTTTTTATTTTCATCCCGATCATTTGGGGAGTACTTCGTATATTAGCAGCGGCAATGGTAGCATAAGCCAGCATGTGGAATACATAGCCTTTGGAGAGGTTTTGTTTGAGGAGCATTCTAGCTCGTTTAGTTCTCCTTATTTGTTTAATGGAAAAGAACTCGACAGGGAAACCAATCTTAGCTATTATGGGGCGAGGTATTTGGATATGAAGACAAGTTTGTGGTTGAGTGTGGATCCCAAGAAAGAGGATTATATATTTGCGGGTCCATACATTTTTTGCATGAACAATCCTGTAAATATATTTGATCCAGATGGTAATCGAATACTTTTTGTAAACGGTCATTGGAATAGATTTTTAGGATGGTTAATAGGGTCAAGTTCTCCAAAAAAAGAGTATTGGGAAGAAGGTTTTGATAAAGCAGCACAAACATTTTTTGGTGATCACTCAAATATAACGACTGATAATTACGTAGATGGTTCATCTCTATTTGGGGGTAGTTCTAGTGGTGGTGAACGAGAAGAATTGGGTTATGAATATGCTAAAAAAAATTATAAAACATTAACTCACGGAATGAAAAAAGGTGAAGAATTTGAAATGGTAACACATAGTGAGGGTGGTGCATATGGTGCGGGTATAGCGCGATTTTTGATTGAGAAAGGTCATACAGTGAAGCAAATTTTACATTTATCTACAGATGAAGGTGATGAGTTTTCAACCCCAGAAGGCCCAGAAACATATCAACTTAGTTATAAAGGAGATTGGATAACAGGAAATAAGCAAATTAATAATGGCACAGATGTTTTTGGGATCATAGATAGATTTGAGACTAAGTCTGATAAATTTACTTTTGCACATGGCTCTACTAAAAGTGCTGAAATTTTTAAATCGGCAAAAGTAATGCTTGAAAGTTTAAAAAAATTAGGAGGTATTAGTGCTCCGCATAATTATCAAGATCAAAAAACCAAAATTAAATTTGAAATTATTTTAGATTATAGAAATAGTAATTAA
- a CDS encoding RHS repeat domain-containing protein, with translation MHQYEYDAFYRLKTAKAVYQGEFTKASYELNMGYNNLHNITNKNLVHTVNNEQKGYVLDYNYDNEQHPNAPSSINEVTQATTGGIRNYVYDGNGNPTSYTEQQSFRKMSWDEENRLMGINDTGRMHQYTYDAAGERVIKSSGDSQNVAVNGQTAATIVHTNDYTGYVSPYFVISKGKFTKHYFEGAGRIVSKLGNGAFAQPLGITAGGVNYTQRTAEQQMALDAYVRTLGVPPGPPTQQGIYATPEFTGDPYPSDALKAVEENQEPPEGWPRNPVFNAPGDVPGPPVQFGDPVKPSTVRAGEGFTGIGLPEKDIFYFHPDHLGSTSYISSGNGSISQHVEYIAFGEILFEEHSSSFSSPYLFNGKELDRETNLSYYGARYLDMKTSLWLSVDPLAEKILNYSPYNFVRNNPINRIDPDGRTDYRIDGETQNIDDGHNDLVVNVTQKQFDKLQNKFNKSVSGYESYMNKVSIQNGYTTSNSIADGSGNRLNTIEIISHKAGGDSYQQWSDSKDDSNMKSGSAIVGYEGALLSKAEILIKIGAKGESFSNLRHVSKALQMTKYAGRGLGVLGTGLSVIEDINSNNVGWGTGAKVGIGTLLLGASAPVALTCAVLDVGWGLATGTTITDNVANYVNEKTK, from the coding sequence ATGCACCAATACGAATACGATGCTTTTTATAGATTAAAAACTGCCAAGGCGGTGTATCAAGGCGAGTTTACTAAGGCGAGTTATGAGCTGAATATGGGTTATAACAACCTGCACAACATTACCAATAAAAACTTGGTACACACCGTAAACAACGAGCAGAAAGGCTATGTTTTGGATTATAATTACGATAACGAGCAGCATCCTAATGCGCCATCTTCTATCAACGAAGTGACACAAGCCACCACTGGAGGGATCCGAAATTATGTATACGATGGCAATGGCAATCCAACAAGTTACACGGAGCAACAAAGTTTCAGAAAAATGAGTTGGGACGAAGAAAACCGTCTAATGGGCATCAACGATACTGGAAGAATGCACCAATATACCTACGATGCAGCAGGCGAAAGAGTGATTAAAAGCTCTGGAGATTCTCAAAACGTAGCCGTTAACGGACAAACAGCAGCAACCATAGTACATACGAACGATTACACGGGCTATGTGAGTCCGTATTTTGTGATAAGCAAAGGGAAGTTTACTAAGCATTATTTTGAAGGAGCTGGCCGCATTGTCAGCAAATTAGGCAACGGCGCTTTTGCGCAACCCTTGGGTATTACTGCAGGTGGGGTCAATTATACCCAGCGTACCGCCGAGCAACAAATGGCTTTGGATGCTTACGTGCGTACTTTGGGTGTGCCTCCAGGGCCGCCAACACAACAAGGGATTTATGCCACACCCGAGTTTACAGGCGACCCGTACCCGAGTGATGCTCTTAAAGCAGTTGAAGAAAATCAAGAACCCCCCGAGGGCTGGCCTAGAAACCCTGTTTTTAACGCTCCGGGCGATGTTCCAGGGCCTCCGGTGCAATTTGGAGATCCTGTAAAACCCAGTACCGTTAGGGCAGGCGAAGGATTTACGGGTATTGGTTTGCCAGAAAAGGATATTTTTTATTTTCATCCCGATCATTTAGGGAGTACTTCGTATATTAGCAGCGGCAATGGTAGCATAAGCCAGCATGTGGAATACATAGCCTTTGGGGAAATACTTTTTGAGGAGCATTCTAGCTCGTTTAGTTCTCCTTATTTGTTTAATGGAAAAGAACTCGACAGAGAAACGAATTTGAGCTATTATGGGGCGAGGTATTTAGATATGAAGACCAGTTTGTGGTTGAGTGTGGATCCGTTGGCGGAGAAAATACTTAACTATTCTCCATATAATTTTGTTAGAAATAATCCAATAAACAGAATTGATCCTGATGGGAGGACAGATTATAGGATTGATGGAGAAACTCAAAATATAGATGATGGACATAACGATTTGGTTGTTAACGTAACACAAAAACAATTCGACAAGCTTCAAAATAAGTTTAATAAGAGTGTGTCAGGTTATGAAAGTTACATGAATAAGGTATCTATCCAAAATGGATATACTACATCAAACTCAATAGCAGATGGGAGTGGAAATAGATTAAATACTATTGAAATAATATCTCATAAAGCTGGGGGAGATTCGTATCAGCAATGGTCAGATTCAAAAGATGACTCGAATATGAAATCAGGATCTGCAATTGTTGGTTATGAGGGAGCCCTTTTAAGTAAAGCTGAAATTCTCATAAAAATCGGAGCAAAAGGTGAAAGTTTTTCGAACTTAAGACATGTTTCTAAAGCCTTACAGATGACAAAATATGCTGGTCGAGGATTAGGTGTTTTGGGTACAGGTTTGTCTGTTATAGAAGACATTAATTCAAACAATGTTGGTTGGGGAACTGGTGCTAAAGTTGGTATAGGTACATTGTTACTTGGTGCGTCTGCACCAGTCGCATTAACATGTGCTGTTTTGGATGTTGGTTGGGGCTTGGCTACGGGTACAACTATAACTGATAATGTAGCAAATTATGTGAATGAAAAAACGAAATGA
- a CDS encoding RHS repeat domain-containing protein, with product MQFGDPVKPSTVRAGEGFTGIGLPEKDIFYFHPDHLGSTSYISSGNGSISQHVEYIAFGEILFEEHSSSFSSPYLFNGKELDRETNLSYYGARYLDMKTSLWLNVDPLAEKYPGWSPYNFCMGNPLRLVDPDGRSPFDWIKNNKTGAFVWDNNVTSASNTPKGYSFVGKSDNSIVTNLFGTNSSSNNSRDIGLISTEDFNNPHSASGAAFMNMSTNTTLSASLSADVSTVYNKDGSVQSKDFKGININTSVSGDIVAPYPGVDISLVSHNMTLQGNEMKAHQTSPYGEIRQGGGVPTLTHDSYWNSSSIQSNFGKSFNLDFSFKGQYLNGNTPMSGPGATGLLGIPNTTSVGTSINFNNTAPAVKIDTNKL from the coding sequence GTGCAATTTGGAGATCCTGTAAAACCCAGTACCGTTAGGGCAGGCGAAGGATTTACAGGTATTGGTTTGCCAGAAAAGGATATTTTTTATTTTCATCCCGATCATTTGGGGAGTACTTCGTATATTAGCAGCGGCAATGGTAGCATAAGCCAGCATGTGGAATACATAGCTTTTGGGGAAATACTTTTTGAGGAGCACTCTAGCTCGTTTTCTAGTCCGTATTTGTTTAATGGAAAGGAACTCGACAGAGAAACCAATCTTAGCTATTATGGAGCGAGGTATTTGGATATGAAGACGAGTTTGTGGTTGAATGTGGATCCGTTGGCGGAGAAGTATCCAGGCTGGAGTCCGTACAATTTCTGTATGGGGAATCCTTTGAGATTAGTAGATCCAGACGGCAGGTCTCCATTTGATTGGATTAAGAATAACAAGACAGGTGCATTTGTGTGGGATAATAATGTAACTTCAGCCAGTAATACTCCTAAAGGATATAGCTTTGTTGGTAAAAGTGATAATTCTATTGTTACTAATCTTTTTGGTACAAATAGTTCAAGCAATAACAGTAGAGATATTGGATTAATCTCAACAGAGGATTTTAATAATCCACATTCTGCAAGTGGTGCTGCTTTTATGAATATGAGTACTAATACAACTCTGTCAGCAAGTCTTTCTGCTGATGTTTCAACAGTTTACAATAAAGATGGTAGTGTACAAAGTAAAGACTTTAAAGGAATAAATATTAATACATCTGTGTCAGGGGATATAGTAGCCCCATATCCAGGTGTTGATATAAGTTTAGTAAGCCATAATATGACATTACAGGGTAATGAAATGAAAGCTCATCAAACTAGCCCTTATGGAGAAATTAGACAAGGTGGTGGCGTTCCTACTTTAACACACGATAGCTATTGGAATAGTTCATCAATTCAAAGTAACTTTGGTAAATCATTTAATCTTGACTTTAGTTTTAAAGGACAGTATTTAAATGGTAACACACCAATGTCTGGACCTGGTGCAACTGGACTTTTAGGTATTCCTAACACCACTAGTGTAGGAACATCAATTAATTTTAATAATACTGCTCCAGCAGTAAAAATAGATACTAATAAATTATGA